Proteins encoded together in one Musa acuminata AAA Group cultivar baxijiao chromosome BXJ3-6, Cavendish_Baxijiao_AAA, whole genome shotgun sequence window:
- the LOC135641404 gene encoding uncharacterized protein LOC135641404, giving the protein MISEVDVDGNGTIEFAEFLGLMAHKMKDIDSEEELKEAFKVFDKDQNGYISEAELRNVMMSLGEKLTDEEVAQMIREADLDGDGQVNFEDFVQMMSARPLYRTRGIHQFLLALCPKMVDDSFL; this is encoded by the exons ATGATCAGCGAAGTCGACGTCGATGGCAACGGCACCATAGAATTTGCAGAGTTCTTGGGCCTAATGGCCCACAAAATGAAG GATATTGATTCGGAGGAGGAACTAAAAGAGGCTTTCAAAGTGTTCGACAAGGACCAAAATGGCTACATCTCCGAGGCTGAG CTAAGGAACGTGATGATGAGTCTGGGAGAGAAACTAACCGATGAAGAGGTAGCTCAGATGATCAGGGAGGCAGACTTGGATGGCGATGGTCAGGTCAACTTCGAGGATTTCGTGCAGATGATGTCTGCCAGACCACTGTATAGAACGAGAGGCATTCATCAGTTCCTTTTAGCGCTCTGTCCCAAAATGGTTGATGATTCTTTTTTGTAG